Genomic window (Wenzhouxiangella marina):
TCGACAACTGCACGGATCCGTCTGGCGCGCTGATCGAGCTGCTGGCGCCGGTGATCGAGGGCGAGCGGGATGCCCCTCTGATCCTGGCGCTGGGCGCCTCCGCCAGCCCCTGGGAACTGGTGGCCGAACAGGTCCTGGCCGGCCTGCTCGAGGAACGGGATCTGCGGGTCCTGGCCCTCACCGGCCAGGCGCGACGAATGGTCCAGCTTCGCCCGTCGCCGATCACGCTCAGCGAAGTGCCCAGCCTGCTCGTGCCGGACGACTACCTCGGCGCCTGCGGGGCGACCTTGAGACGCGCTTCCAGCGACTCGACCGACTATGCCGAAAACGCCCATGAACGCCGCGAACTGAGCCTGGAAATGGCCCGACGCTGCGGTGAACTCGGCGGCTCCATCGGCGCACTCAACTACGTCGCCATCCGCGCCCTGGACCGCGAAACCGAAGCCCTGACCTACCCTCGCCAGCACCTGTCTCGCCAGCCCGGCCAGGCCCTGCGCGAGATGCTCGATGCCTTCCAGAGCGCGGGTCTGATCGACTACGATGGCCGTCGCGAGCTGGTGTTCCAGAGCACGGCCGCCTGCCGCTACCTCGCCGGCGGCTGGCTGGAAGAGTACGCCTGGCTGACCGCCAGCGAGCTCGAGGTCGAGCATCTCAGCGCCGGCCTGGAACTGACCTGGAACGGCGGTCGCGGCATGGAACCGCGCAACGAACTCGACCTGTTCGTGCTGCATCACAACCGGGCCCTGACGGTGGAATGCAAGACCGCCAACATGGGCCGCGGCGACACCACCGCCCGCATCCTCTACAAGCTCGACAGCATCGCCGACCGTTTGAGCTCCCTGCCCGGCAATGCCGTGCTCCTCAGTGCACGCGAAGTG
Coding sequences:
- a CDS encoding Card1-like endonuclease domain-containing protein — its product is MNLLLFPSGDALHDLVLPLHLRPERVWLLATPEHADSQASLGRLLGGHGLPSEKLSLPEFDNCTDPSGALIELLAPVIEGERDAPLILALGASASPWELVAEQVLAGLLEERDLRVLALTGQARRMVQLRPSPITLSEVPSLLVPDDYLGACGATLRRASSDSTDYAENAHERRELSLEMARRCGELGGSIGALNYVAIRALDRETEALTYPRQHLSRQPGQALREMLDAFQSAGLIDYDGRRELVFQSTAACRYLAGGWLEEYAWLTASELEVEHLSAGLELTWNGGRGMEPRNELDLFVLHHNRALTVECKTANMGRGDTTARILYKLDSIADRLSSLPGNAVLLSAREVPELIVKRADAQGIAVLSGGQLPRFRDWLRRWMKN